The following proteins are co-located in the Desulfurobacteriaceae bacterium genome:
- a CDS encoding aspartate-semialdehyde dehydrogenase has translation MKGYRVAVVGATGAVGQEMLKVLEQRNFPVADLKLLASKKSAGKKLCFKGEEITVEELKPESFEGIDIALFSAGGDRSKEFAPEAVKRGAVVIDNSSAFRMEPDVPLVVPEVNPEDVDWHKGIIANPNCSTIQMVVVLKPLYDISRIKRVVVATYQAVSGAGAQAVEELKEQTKAILEGKEVPPPNKIPKQIAFNCVPHIDKFFEDGYTREEHKMINETKKIMHDDEIKVSPTCVRVPVFVGHSEAVNIEFESPISVEEAREALSKAKGVKVVDDFENFIYPTPIDVAGKDEVLVGRIRKDDTIENGLNLWIVGDNLRKGAALNAVQIAELLVERNLI, from the coding sequence ATGAAGGGTTATAGGGTTGCTGTTGTTGGTGCAACAGGAGCTGTTGGGCAAGAAATGTTAAAAGTTTTAGAACAGAGAAATTTCCCTGTTGCTGATCTAAAGCTTCTTGCATCAAAAAAGTCAGCAGGAAAAAAGCTCTGTTTTAAGGGAGAAGAAATCACTGTTGAGGAGTTAAAACCTGAGAGTTTTGAAGGTATAGACATAGCTCTATTTTCAGCTGGGGGAGATAGAAGTAAAGAATTTGCTCCAGAAGCTGTAAAGAGAGGGGCTGTCGTAATAGACAATAGCTCTGCTTTTAGGATGGAACCTGATGTCCCTCTTGTTGTTCCTGAGGTTAACCCAGAAGATGTGGACTGGCACAAGGGGATAATAGCCAATCCTAACTGTTCTACCATTCAAATGGTAGTTGTTTTAAAACCTCTCTACGATATTTCAAGAATAAAAAGAGTAGTTGTTGCTACTTATCAAGCAGTTTCTGGAGCTGGAGCACAGGCTGTTGAGGAGCTAAAAGAACAGACAAAGGCTATTTTGGAAGGAAAAGAAGTTCCTCCTCCTAATAAAATTCCAAAGCAGATAGCCTTTAACTGTGTTCCTCACATTGATAAGTTCTTTGAGGATGGATATACAAGAGAAGAACATAAAATGATAAACGAAACGAAGAAAATAATGCACGACGATGAGATTAAAGTCTCTCCAACCTGTGTAAGAGTACCTGTCTTTGTAGGACATTCAGAAGCGGTAAACATTGAATTTGAAAGCCCAATTTCTGTTGAAGAAGCAAGAGAGGCTCTAAGTAAAGCTAAAGGTGTTAAGGTTGTAGATGATTTTGAGAACTTCATTTATCCAACCCCAATAGATGTAGCAGGAAAGGATGAAGTTTTGGTTGGTAGAATTAGAAAGGATGATACAATAGAAAATGGTTTGAACTTGTGGATTGTTGGAGATAATTTAAGGAAAGGAGCTGCTTTGAACGCCGTTCAGATAGCAGAACTTTTAGTTGAAAGGAACTTAATATAG
- a CDS encoding roadblock/LC7 domain-containing protein: MERRFKEIVNSLPEIDSIAIVDEEGFIVYRYDKPNLDVDPEEISVHLVNPVNKILEMTEDIYQGENSLEEIVLFTEKHVILVYKLVNDTFLVVLAKRTPLYGKVRFKIRSKLNEIKAAL; this comes from the coding sequence ATGGAAAGAAGATTCAAGGAAATTGTGAACTCCCTTCCTGAGATTGATTCAATAGCTATTGTTGATGAGGAGGGGTTTATCGTTTACAGGTACGATAAACCAAACCTTGATGTAGATCCTGAGGAAATTTCTGTTCACCTTGTAAATCCCGTTAATAAGATTTTAGAAATGACAGAAGATATTTATCAGGGAGAAAATTCTTTAGAAGAGATTGTTCTGTTTACTGAAAAACACGTTATACTGGTTTACAAGCTTGTTAATGATACTTTCTTAGTTGTTCTTGCAAAGAGAACACCACTTTATGGAAAAGTGAGATTTAAAATTCGTAGTAAGCTAAATGAGATTAAGGCAGCTCTTTAA
- a CDS encoding metal-dependent hydrolase, whose amino-acid sequence MAKLWYLGHAAFYLEGEGIKALIDPFLTGNPWGIAKPEDFKELDYIFVTHGHGDHLGDAVDIAKNTGATIVSIFEVAQYCQAKGANVHAMHIGGSYKFPFGRVKLVPASHGSSVIEDDKVVTLGSPCGVIIEVEGKNVYHAGDTGLIADMELIGRYEDIEVALLPIGGNFTMDVKDASIAAELIKPKVAVPIHFKTWPIIDADPEEFKKVTESRGIKVQVLNPGEELEF is encoded by the coding sequence ATGGCAAAACTTTGGTATCTTGGACATGCTGCGTTTTATCTTGAAGGAGAAGGAATAAAAGCTTTGATAGATCCCTTCTTAACAGGAAATCCTTGGGGAATTGCAAAACCTGAAGACTTTAAGGAACTTGACTATATATTTGTAACCCACGGACACGGGGACCACTTAGGAGATGCTGTAGATATAGCTAAAAATACTGGAGCTACTATCGTTAGTATTTTTGAGGTTGCTCAGTATTGTCAGGCAAAAGGGGCAAATGTTCATGCAATGCACATTGGAGGAAGCTATAAGTTTCCTTTTGGTAGAGTTAAGTTAGTTCCAGCTTCCCATGGAAGTTCTGTAATAGAAGATGATAAGGTTGTTACTTTAGGCTCCCCATGTGGAGTAATAATTGAGGTTGAAGGAAAGAACGTTTACCACGCTGGGGACACTGGGCTCATTGCTGATATGGAACTTATTGGAAGATATGAAGATATAGAAGTTGCTCTCTTACCAATTGGTGGAAACTTTACGATGGATGTAAAAGATGCCTCTATAGCTGCAGAACTTATAAAACCAAAAGTGGCAGTACCAATCCACTTTAAGACTTGGCCGATAATTGATGCAGATCCTGAAGAATTTAAGAAGGTAACAGAGTCAAGAGGAATAAAAGTTCAGGTTCTTAATCCGGGAGAAGAGTTGGAGTTCTAA